From Camelina sativa cultivar DH55 chromosome 20, Cs, whole genome shotgun sequence, the proteins below share one genomic window:
- the LOC104772948 gene encoding LOW QUALITY PROTEIN: YDG domain-containing protein At5g47160-like (The sequence of the model RefSeq protein was modified relative to this genomic sequence to represent the inferred CDS: deleted 1 base in 1 codon) gives MIECVEVNIGSGDGRRKDPARIVANPRMSATPMSRKMMIQRISSSYKRRKVSSVRDFPQFIVKNERIEIGSDVVALTSETKEDLDGHEDSNRVGVIHHNYHSPKEVESLDSIMKKAGFNVAGNGNVGNGKFPPAKRKVPLLSESKVKPLSEEEGIRLMLMTSQTRLHFGNFLKDPLVARIVPKYKYSPAKKNLCNATTLRARANDAQKHGYSSVKKKLSNAVAVRLRVDAYKPTQHKDERQLNRIRVIPTIQQNQIFKDLSPREEVHKVLRHFKLVFDELDCDNAIRRGESKTAKSRIHYQTRTILSKMGMQVNCEKMIGPIPGVEVGDKFQFKAELNVIGLHFDIMGGIDYMKKGTMELATSINSSEGNDYDDRFVNGVMIYCGQGGNVKSRDQKTIKDQKLVGGNLALANNIKEKTPVRVILGKKRLDHRGKDYVYDGLYMVDKYWEEKRPQGNTIFKFKLSRIVGQPSIDF, from the exons ATGATTGAGTGTGTGGAAGTTAATATTGGATCGGGTGATGGAAGGAGGAAAGATCCCGCTCGTATTGTTGCTAACCCTAGAATGTCTGCCACACCAATGTCGAG GAAGATGATGATTCAAAGGATCTCCTCTTCTTATAAGCGACGAAAGGTCTCTTCGGTTAGAGATTTTCCACagtttattgttaaa aatgaGAGAATTGAGATTGGTAGTGATGTAGTTGCTCTTACAAGTGAGACAAAAGAGGATTTAGATGGTCATGAAGATAGCAATCGTGTTGGTGTTATTCATCACAATTACCATAGCCCTAAGGAAGTCGAATCTTTGGATTCGATTATGAAGAAAGCTGGCTTCAATGTAGCAGGCAATGGTAATGTTGGCAATGGGAAATTTCCTCCAGCTAAGAGGAAGGTTCCTTTACTTTCTGAAAGTAAAGTGAAACCTCTAAGCGAAGAGGAAGGTATTAGGCTAATG CTAATGACTTCTCAAACAAGACTTCATTTTGGTAACTTCCTCAAGGATCCTTTGGTAGCTAGAATTGtgccaaaatataaatattcacCGGCGAAGAAGAATTTGTGTAATGCAACTACATTAAGAGCAAGAGCTAATGATGCGCAGAAACATGGATACTCatcggtgaagaagaagttgagtaATGCAGTTGCGGTTAGACTAAGAGTCGATGCTTATAAACCAACTCAACACAAAGACGAAAGACAATTGAATCGAATTAGAGTCATTCCGACTATACAACAAAACCAGATATTCAAAGATCTTAGCCCACGCGAGGAAGTTCACAAGGTGTTACGTCATTTCAAACTTGTGTTTGATGAGCTCGATTGTGACAATGCAATACGAAGAGGTGAATCCAAGACTGCCAAAAGTAGGATACATTACCAAACTCGTACTATTCTCAGTAAAATGGGGATGCAAGTGAACTGTGAAAAGATGATTGGACCAATCCCTGGAGTCGAGGTTGGAGACAAATTTCAATTCAAAGCAGAACTCAATGTAATCGGTCTTCACTTCGACATAATGGGTGGGATTGATTACATGAAGAAAGGAACCATGGAACTAGCTACTAGCATTAATTCATCTGAAGGTAATGATTATGACGATAGATTCGTTAACGGTGTGATGATCTACTGTGGTCAAGGAGGTAATGTGAAGAGTAGGGAtcaaaaaacaatcaaagatCAGAAGCTTGTTGGAGGAAATTTGGCTTTAGCTAATAACATTAAGGAAAAGACTCCGGTGCGAGTGATCCTAGGCAAAAAGAGATTGGATCATAGAGGAAAGGATTATGTATATGATGGGTTATATATGGTTGACAAGTACTGGGAAGAGAAAAGGCCTCAAGGTAACACTATTTTCAAGTTTAAGCTTAGCAGAATTGTTGGTCAACCTTCAATAGATTTTTGA